A stretch of Myxococcus hansupus DNA encodes these proteins:
- the lipB gene encoding lipoyl(octanoyl) transferase LipB, translating to MNTLTVYRLGRVEYEDGLQLMHLFSESRRQGLSGDVLLLLEHPAVLTLGRAAKRENIVATDAQLADKGVEVFETNRGGDVTYHGPGQLVGYPIFLLPEDRRDVRRYVRDVERSIMQVLERWGITAGPIPKWPGVWIGEEGAPDTRKVAAIGVHLSRWLTTHGFALNVNTNMDHFQFIVPCGIREAGVTSMQRELGRALPMAEVEEAAANSFCAVFDSERVDAPPPLRTVSIAVVKGHGPEARVLLVRRRPERGGFWQVLTGRLEAGESPAQAAARELEEETGLRLPLVDLAYRHAFALGEALPPQLVEENGFAVHVPPDANVRLSAEHDAFEWVDVPTALERLPFRGLRETVTRAVAGKGPTA from the coding sequence ATGAACACCCTCACTGTCTACCGGCTGGGCCGAGTGGAGTACGAGGACGGCCTCCAACTGATGCACCTCTTCAGCGAGTCGCGCCGGCAGGGCCTGTCGGGCGACGTGCTCCTCCTGTTGGAGCATCCCGCCGTGCTCACCCTGGGCCGCGCCGCGAAGCGAGAGAACATCGTCGCCACGGACGCGCAGCTCGCGGACAAAGGCGTGGAGGTCTTCGAGACCAACCGCGGAGGCGACGTCACGTACCACGGTCCAGGTCAGCTCGTGGGCTACCCCATCTTCCTGCTGCCGGAGGACAGGCGGGACGTGCGCCGCTACGTGCGCGATGTGGAGCGCTCCATCATGCAGGTGCTGGAGCGGTGGGGCATCACGGCGGGGCCCATCCCCAAGTGGCCCGGCGTCTGGATTGGCGAGGAAGGGGCCCCGGACACGCGCAAGGTCGCCGCCATTGGCGTGCACCTGTCCCGCTGGCTCACCACGCACGGCTTCGCGCTCAACGTGAACACGAACATGGACCACTTCCAGTTCATCGTTCCCTGCGGCATCCGCGAGGCGGGCGTCACCTCCATGCAGCGTGAGCTGGGCCGCGCCCTGCCCATGGCGGAGGTGGAGGAGGCCGCGGCCAACAGCTTCTGCGCCGTGTTCGACAGCGAGCGCGTGGACGCGCCGCCGCCCCTGCGGACCGTGAGCATCGCGGTGGTGAAGGGGCATGGCCCCGAGGCGCGCGTGCTGCTCGTGCGCCGCCGGCCGGAGCGAGGCGGCTTCTGGCAGGTCCTCACGGGGCGGCTCGAAGCAGGAGAATCTCCCGCCCAGGCCGCGGCCCGCGAGCTGGAAGAGGAGACGGGCCTGCGCCTGCCGCTGGTGGACCTGGCCTACCGCCACGCCTTCGCGTTGGGCGAGGCCCTGCCGCCACAGCTCGTGGAGGAGAACGGATTCGCCGTGCACGTGCCGCCGGACGCGAACGTGCGCTTGAGCGCGGAGCACGACGCCTTCGAGTGGGTGGACGTGCCCACGGCCCTGGAGCGGCTGCCCTTCCGGGGCCTGCGCGAGACGGTGACTCGCGCGGTGGCGGGGAAGGGCCCTACAGCTTGA
- a CDS encoding MBL fold metallo-hydrolase translates to MPFEVRFWGVRGSIPAPGANTRRYGGNTPCVEVRCGDELLIFDLGTGARSLGHALVAKKKPVRGSIFISHYHYDHLQGLPFFGPMFLPTSALDVYGPARNGQSVKQLLSGQMMPPYFPVTAEGVFRAKLTYTDLAATQTLTLGPAQVRTIELNHPGGNMGYRVECQGRSLVYATDLEHGTEMDAAFYAFAQDADVLIYDAMYTEDEYHGRTGPARTGWGHSTWEAAVQAANEAGVKKLVLFHHDPSRDDAGMDRLLRQVRKHRPDAIAARESLVIKL, encoded by the coding sequence ATCCCCTTCGAGGTGCGGTTCTGGGGTGTACGAGGCTCCATCCCCGCGCCCGGGGCGAACACCCGGCGCTATGGCGGCAACACGCCCTGCGTGGAAGTGCGCTGTGGGGACGAGCTGCTCATCTTCGACCTGGGAACGGGGGCCCGTTCGCTGGGCCACGCGCTGGTGGCGAAGAAGAAGCCGGTTCGCGGCTCCATCTTCATCTCGCACTACCACTACGACCACCTGCAGGGGCTGCCCTTCTTCGGGCCCATGTTCCTGCCCACCAGCGCCCTGGACGTGTACGGGCCGGCGCGCAACGGGCAGTCGGTGAAGCAGCTCCTCAGCGGGCAGATGATGCCGCCCTACTTCCCGGTGACGGCCGAGGGCGTGTTCCGGGCGAAGCTCACGTACACGGACCTGGCCGCCACGCAGACGCTCACGCTGGGCCCCGCGCAGGTGCGCACCATCGAGCTGAACCACCCGGGCGGCAACATGGGCTACCGCGTGGAGTGCCAGGGCCGTTCGCTGGTGTACGCCACGGACCTGGAGCACGGCACGGAGATGGATGCCGCGTTCTACGCGTTCGCCCAGGACGCGGACGTCCTCATCTACGACGCCATGTACACCGAGGACGAGTACCACGGCCGCACGGGGCCGGCTCGCACCGGCTGGGGCCACTCCACCTGGGAGGCCGCGGTGCAGGCCGCGAACGAGGCGGGGGTGAAGAAGCTGGTGCTCTTCCACCACGACCCGTCACGCGACGACGCGGGCATGGACCGGCTGCTGCGTCAGGTGCGCAAGCACCGCCCCGACGCCATCGCCGCCCGCGAGTCGCTGGTCATCAAGCTGTAG
- the ribA gene encoding GTP cyclohydrolase II, with protein MSDTRSPQVLPNRKPTQHLERFSEADIPTERGTLRTIVFRDKRNGREHVALVVGDVSGSEGVPVRIHSECLTSEVFGSLKCDCREQLDRSLDFITQAGEGVVLYLRQEGRGIGLGNKIKAYALQAKGLDTYEANRQLGFADDLRTYDIAAEMLRSLDVRSVDLMTNNPLKIAGMVEEGIPVRRRIPSRTEHNPHNVDYLRTKRERTGHLIELFAEDDDTEAKAG; from the coding sequence ATGTCGGATACTCGCTCACCTCAGGTCCTTCCCAACCGTAAGCCCACGCAGCACCTGGAGCGGTTCTCGGAAGCGGACATCCCGACCGAGCGTGGCACCCTGCGGACCATCGTGTTCCGGGACAAGCGCAACGGGCGGGAGCACGTGGCGCTCGTCGTGGGGGACGTTTCGGGGAGCGAGGGCGTGCCGGTCCGCATCCACTCCGAGTGCCTCACCAGCGAGGTCTTCGGCAGCCTGAAGTGCGACTGCCGGGAGCAGTTGGACCGTTCGCTCGACTTCATCACCCAGGCGGGAGAAGGCGTCGTCCTGTACCTGCGGCAGGAGGGGCGCGGCATCGGGCTGGGGAACAAGATCAAAGCCTACGCGCTCCAGGCCAAGGGCCTGGACACCTACGAGGCCAACCGGCAGCTCGGGTTCGCCGATGACCTGCGCACCTACGACATCGCGGCGGAGATGCTGCGCAGCCTGGACGTGCGTTCGGTGGACCTGATGACGAACAACCCGCTGAAGATCGCGGGCATGGTCGAAGAAGGCATTCCGGTTCGACGTCGAATCCCTTCCCGGACCGAGCACAATCCGCATAACGTCGACTACCTGAGGACGAAGCGCGAGCGCACGGGGCACCTGATTGAGCTCTTCGCCGAGGACGACGACACGGAAGCCAAAGCAGGCTGA